From the Lathyrus oleraceus cultivar Zhongwan6 chromosome 3, CAAS_Psat_ZW6_1.0, whole genome shotgun sequence genome, the window gcccgtcgttgtagcctacggttaaatgatgatcgtcccttcgaatgctaaggtatccttacaaatgttgccttcaatgaccaatcgatgaccctacgatgtccctttacatccaaaggataagactacttacttctcaatagtaaggacagtcttaccctcagaaggataggaaatgcccataaagaccttgggtaggtataactcttaaatgcttactcacaacttaaaatacttttcacacctcacactttgcaaaacatctattagaaaatcaccacttggtatacattcgcactagaatcattgccaagttatatttttctaaacagctttcaaaattaaacgagataaacactttgtatgcattcgtacaagaatcattacaaagttaaactctcttttcaaacattttctaaacatttctcaaacactttttcaaacaagaaaaacataagtgattaagcaattaagagcccatggataaccatggatacaaagggtgctaacaccttccctttgtataatgtacctcccgaacccaaaatctaatcaaggtctttcctgttcttttctgcctttccttattggataaaagaaaagtcgatggcgactcttgctatccgcgacatttgctttccaaagcaaaaacacacaaagtcagttcaccgtatgacagttaCCTAGAATGATGGTACCAAGTTTTTCCGAGCCTCGACCCCATGGTGGTGGATAGGGTGCGAGTAactaattcctattatgggggattagtgaagcgttatCTATGGTGATGGTAATGAGTTTTTGTGAGCCTTGATCCCATAGTGATGGATTAGATGCaagtagctaattcctattataGGGGATTAGTGAAACGTTATatatggtgatggtagcgatttggtgtgctctggttccaagagggaatctgatcctatggtggggatcgaGGAGCAAAATGAACCTGAGTGTccatatttggtaccacatgcatgtcgagtcggtgttAAGTACATTGCATAAGTATTGTATTTGTATTGATTATTTTGCatatgatgttgatgataatcGAGGCGTTATTGCAAATGATGTTAATGATAACTGAGATATTattgcatatgatgttaatgataattgagatgtggttgcgtatgatgttgatgataattgagatgttgccgtgtaggatgttgatgatgatttgggtgtgagaatgtgatatgttgttgtgcatgattatgtagatgttgtactctattcttTATCATATACCatttattattgaaatgaattctcaaCCTTTtatttgaatgttgcctttacatgaGCATCGTGCAGATAATCAGGAGTAGATCTCGTAGAAGTAAGTGGAAGCTAGATCCTGGAGTTACTTCTTAGTTTGTTGCTTAATTAGAAGTGTCTTGCTCTGATTATGTAACATCGGGTTGGAAACACTTATTTAGCTTCTTTTGTCTTGTTTATGTTAAAGTATTACAACATATGTGGTTGTTGAGTTGATTTATACAACTCTTTTTGTTGCGTTATGAAAGTTGAAATTATTGTGTTTTAATTGATTTGATGATATTTCCACTGTGATGACACTTTAAACTAGAAGTGAGTATACGATGACTAGTTTAATGTGAATTAATGtaacccgtgttacggagcaggatttgtttttgatgtgtgtgacacccttgtgGTTGTGATTTCAATTGAATTATGCGATAATTATATGTGAGgtttagaagggtgttacacacGTCGCATACTAGGTAACACCCTAACCCCGAAACTTCAATACATGCATTATATGCTGATTAAAGTGTTACCAACTTCAAAACATCTCAACTTTATTCAAATAGCAGCGGGAAATCAAACTAAAACGCTCGACAAAAATCATATTTGTTCTCAACTTTAAAATAACGTCATAAAAACTCCTCAAACACATTAAATCGAATTCAACAACTAAAACAAGCATCACAACCtcgatgttacatgatcagaaCATAGCCACTAAATAAACAATGAAACTAAACGGAAATAACTTTGAAAGCTATCTTCCACTCACATCAGCAACTTCTAATCTTTATTATCTCAAGATGTCCATGGTGAACAACATCAAAGGAAAAGGGGGTTAAAATTCACATCAATAAATTAATGGTATAAACTGCAAGGTAGAATTCAAACATCTACACATCTAGCAACAATCAAACAACATCATTCTCACATCTAATCCATCAGCATATACAATAATTGCATATTCATCATTtaattatgcaatgagactctcAACTTTAACTagactcatatgcatgtggtaccatatCGCCATCAATTGGCTCACTCAAGAATCGGGTTCACCCTGCTCGAACCCTGAATCCACCCTGCTCGGATTCGGGATAAGTCACCAATCAACCCTACTCAGATTACAACTTGCCTCTTTCATCAACAACAATGACATAATGAATTCATGTCATAACACGTCAATGCAATAACAACATAATGTTTAAAGTCCCCTCCCGACAATAAATAAAACATACATTGAACCAACGACAATAGTTCCCCTCCTGAACTATCGTCCCACAAAGATATCAACAAAATATTTTTCATCATTAATATGCTCAATAATCATTCATAATCATATTCAACATCATAATCATCAACAAAATCCAATTAATCGTAATAATTCACAACACTGATTAAAATCCTTTTCAATCAGTATTCACAAAAAAACAACATCAAATAACATCTAACAGTAGCCAAACAATTCATAAAAGTCAAAAAATCAAATTATGCATCTCACTACAAGCAAACAACCAAACTGTGCAATTCCTAAGCTCATGACGACTTATGCGTCACAAGCATGACGCTTGTCACTAACATCCCAAAACCAACCCGTCACCACTGTAATGTATTGTATCTACAGGTGCCACTAAAAGCCATGATGGGATACCCTTCAGCTCTTTAAAGAGCATGATGTCCAGGGTGTCACCAAGTTGACGTCCGTCAGCGACCTGCAGCAACATCAGGAATGCGACTTTTAAGGTGGAGACTTATGGAATCTCCCAAAATTACTTCCAAACTCTTAAGTTCGACCCCAAAAGACATCGTACATATTATAATACATTCATAACAGATTAATTCCACACTTTTAATACATTTAATCACTTAATCCCATATTATCATGTTCATCCCAAAAGCTTCAAAAACCCAACAATGGTGAACATATCACAACAACTTTAAAACAAAATTTATTCACATGTTAGTACACGAATTTCCACATCTAAAACAACATATAACATCAGAACATTATCACAATTCAGAATTAAAAAAAATCCCAATTTCCCTAATAGAGGTTAAGAACTCCTCAATTCTACCCCTCAAGCATATACCCATTATTGATACAGTTTTTCCCCTTACCTCATTATTTTAGAAGCAATAGAGAAATTCTGGTCTTTGATTGTTCTTTCCCTCTCTTCAAAGCTCTAAACTTTTATCTCCCTTGTGCCTTTAATCTCCTTTTCACGTATTGGTAAAAAATTTCTAAACCTAGCTTATCTCTTAGCTTATACAGTTAGGGTAAtctaattaaaattataattCTCTCCCTTACTAACTATCACTTTATTCCTTCGTCCCCTCTATTTCTCTTGATTTACAATTCAATCCCAAGCTCTCTATTTCCtcaattttataaaataaattcaaaaaaataatattatttttattattaaagTAAATTCTAATTATTCTAAATAAACTTCACTAGTCTCTACTTACTTTATACACCCTCACCTCAAGGTCACACCCTCATCCCTCAAACTAATTCAATTATCAcacataataattaaattaaaatacaattataattaaaataataacttcgaaaattggggtgttacaaagTGTTTTGCTTGAGCATAGAAGTCTTTTACTTTAGTgtttgagcattggaagtctcttgcATGTGTTCTTGAGCATAtaagtctcttacttgtgtgtttgagcattgaagtctcttGCTTATGTGCTTGAGCAAATTGTAATCTTGAGTGGTTATACTGAAAATCTCTTGTAAGTATAAGGGGACTGGATTAGTTTCGATTTGTGAGAGGAATAAGGATAACTATGCGTGTCTCTTTACTTTCTTGCATTTCATATCCGCTGCCTACCTCTGATTGAATCGGATTCTATCTTGTGTTCAAAATCTGATCAAGAGTTttttaaaagaaagaaaaagtcaacacaagttaaCCCCCATTCTTTTGTTTTTTCCACCTTCAATCAGACACACTGAGAATGCCATGTCAGGTCTTGTTGCTAGAAGATACATCAAGCTTCCTATCATTTGCTTGAAAATTGAGGCATCAAAATCTTTACCTCCTTCATCTTTAACCAATTTGCAACCTTGAATAATAGGACTTTATACTTTGTTGCACTTTTCCATGCCAAATATGGTTAGAATTTCTGCTGCATTCCTCTATTGATGAATGCAAATTTCATCATTACCTTTCTTTATCTCAATTCCCAAGAAGTATCTCATCCTTCCCAAGTCAGTTTGTAAACTCTCCATTCATTGACTGCTTGGAGTCATTCATCATTTGCATGTCATTACCCGTGTAGATAAGATCATCCATATATAGGATGACAATGAGAATTCCTCCTAGAGTGCCATGTTTGACAAATAGAGTGTGTTCATAAGGGCGTTTTTAGAAACTTGCATTCACTAAATATGACTCTATTCTACTATGCCAAGCCCTTGGAGATTTTATAAGGCCATAAAGTGTCTTTTTTAGCTTATACACCAGTTCAGACTTTCCCTTGTGATATCCTTCAGGTTGGCTTATGTACACGTATTCACTGAGCTCACCATGCAGGAAAGCACTTTTCATATCTAGCTGGAATACATACCACATTTGAGTAGCTACAATTGCAAGTATTATTCTAATGGTGTCCCTTCTGGCCACATGTGCAAAGACTTCATTGAAGTCAATGACATGTCTTTGGGAGTACCCTTTTGCTACCATTTAGCCTTGTCCTTATCTACCTCACCCCTTTCATTGTACTTAGTTTTATAGATCCACTTCACTCCTGTAGTTTTGAACCTCCGGGAAATATGGTCAATTACCAAGTGTCAATCTTCTATATGTATTCTAACTCAAGATCCGTTGATTTTCCTCATAGCTGGTAGGATCTGTGTAGTTGATTCTCTTCTTCGTTTTCTAAGCCAGATACACAGTTACTAAGATACCTTGAAGGTCTCCTAATTCTGTGACTTGGCTCTGGATCTTTAGTTGCTCTTGTTTCTCCATTAATCTCTTCAAAATGTATAATACGAGTCATTATGACATAGGATGTCAAAGTTGCATAAATCCTTCCGAACTGTTTTGACACACGACTTCTTCTTTGATACGCGCAACCAACCTTCCTACATCATCTAGTTAATGTAATATGTATCTCTTTGTTAGTGTCTTGTTGCAGTTGTACTTTTAATTTTAAGTAACTTGATATCATTGTAAAAAAAATTCAACATATATAGTTGTTAGGAAGTGCATTGCTATTTCTAAAAATCAagaaaaagatttcaatataGTGGGAATTACAATTTACAAGGAATGGTGTTTGATACAATAATTATGCTTTTATTTTATAGATATCTAATTACATATACTTATATTGTTATCACATTTTAACTAAAGACACAAATCTTATGGTATTGTATAGAATTTTTTATgtattattattttatttgaatatatatatatatatatatatatatatataatatatatatatatatatatatatatatatatatatatatatatatatatatatatatatatatatatatatataatatatatatattatatatatatatatatataatagtgtgtgtgtgtgtgaagttgaattttggatgGGATATTATGTTATGAGGTCAACTTGAATTTAAGGCAAGAAGATGACTCAGCCTCGATCATGTATCATATTGGACAAAAGTCACAGATTTGAATCTGAAATAAAAAGGGAGGAAGTCAATGTGTCAATAAAAGACATGACATTACAGATTGAGGCATTAAGGCCAGATTAAAAACAACATAGTTATAAATACATCGTGGGAAAAGTCACACAAGGATCATCACTTATTGACAAATCACTAACACTAAAGAGACACCTGGTTTTGCATACTGTAACAAGAGTTAATCTTAGAGTTACTCTTAGTTTGATTTGGCATGATTTTGATTAATTATATATTGTTTGGTTAggtttgttttatttgtttttcttagTTGATGGGTTCTCCCTTAGGCAGTTCCTCCTTTCTATATTGATTCCTCTATTTGTTTTTTAAGACAAATATTATATATTAAAGGAGAGGCACTGAAGGCCAAAGGTTACAACAAGAATATTGGAAGCATGCAAAAGAGGTACCTTGCCACCAGTAAAAAAATAAAACAGACATTTAGAGTACAACAATAATACATATAATAGACAAAAAAAAACAACCACGACAACAGAAGAAGAAACTAGGATCCtaaacaaaaacaaatatatACCCCCAAAGATGAGAAACAAGCTAGATCACCCCAACCAAGGATCATCTAAAGTGAACAACGATCTCCACCTAAACAACAAGCATACACCAAAAGGAAGATAAAGACACTCATACCATTATTGGCTCAGATGCAGGACACGGTTCTTGAACCAGACGAAGAATATAAAAGAGTTACCCACAAACCTACAAAGATATCATTTCCACGCCAAAATGCTGATCATGTCTTCCATGTCCTTACAAGTCACTGAATTACCTGAGAACACTATACCATTATGAGCCTTCCAAATCGACCAAATCGTGACATGCCAAAATAGATAGACCACAAAAATCAGAGATCAACTATAACTCATGCTCAAAGATATTGGCTATTCTCCATCTAAGGTCCCAAAACAGGCATGACCCTCCCATTTACCAACCTCACAAGTTGAACAATCCTTCTGCTCAGAGATCGAGAAAAGCCCAGGAAGCCTACTTCTAAGTGGATAATCTCCCATCCAAGGATCATTCcaaaaataagtttgaaaacATGAGCATACTCACTACAGTAGACCATCATGAAACCAGTCAGAGGGATCCTCCACTTTATACCCTAGGAAAGACACCTCTCTCCACCAAGAAAACATAAATAGCAAACACCTAATTATACCACCCATGATAGATGAAATTGGCATACTTTCATACCTTGAGGATAAAATATCACGTCGGATACCTGAAGCTCCCGAAAGCAGACACCAACATCACTTACATAATAAGGCCAAATTAATCATTCGTAGATTATGAACGCCTAAGCTACCCAACTTTTTAGGCTTAAACACATCAACCCATCTCACCTAGGCAACCTTATCACCTCCTCTGACACCACCCCAAAGGAACCTTCTTTGAATTCTCACAACCTTCTTTTAAACCTTAACATACATTTGAATGAAAGACAAAAATAAGATAAGAATAACATTAAGGACAAAATTAAGAAGGATCACTCTCCCTCCCAAGGAGACGTACCTATGTCTCCAAGAGTGGATTCTCCTAATAATAAGATTAACTAGGGGTTCCCACGTAACAGATATACGGGGGTTAGCTCCCACCTGAAGGACAAGGTACTTAAATAGAGGAGATTCTCGATTGCAATGAATAAAGTCACAAGCAAGATCTAAGAAAGTAGAACCAAAATTCACCCCAATAAGATTACTCTTAGAAAAATTAACCTTAAGACTTGAGGCACGCTCAAAACCTCGAAGTATAGCTTTGATGGCCCAAAGATTATCAATGGAAGCATCTGTCACAATAATCGTTTCATCTGCATATTGAATATGGGAAACCACTAAATCCGATGAGGACCCCACTCTAAAACAAGAAAACAAATGCAAATTCACAATCCTGGAGATTAGCCCGCTAAGCCCTTTGGCCACCAGAAGAAAAAGGAAATGTGCAAGACAATCACCTTGCTTTAACCTCATTTGGATACTAATTTCTTGAGTCAGACAACCATTAACCAAGACCACAAGATCCTCTATTTGTTTGTTTCTTCTATTTGGTGTAACTCATCTCTACAAAACCGACCGACGTGTAAGATGATGGTTGCCTAAACTTTATAAACACTGCCTATGTCATAACTCTAAACAATGTAGGATTTAATTCACCCTTCAAACTTAACACTTTTTAGAGCTATAAGAAAGACAAAACAAATGCATCAATTAGACAACCAGGTGTAGACCACAATAAAAACATAATTTCTAacatttatttttatatttaatattCAATAAACTTAAAATTTAGAAAACTTTATCTTGAAAGAGAGTGTTAGAATTTTAGATTCATATTATCTATTATTAGAAAAATATTCATTTTTCGTTTGTCAAATTTTTGATGTTTTATGTTAATGCGTTGTGTGAGTTTGAAGATAAATGTTAGATAATATATAATGAGTATTTTGTTATAATTTGGTTGAGGTAGTTtagtttatttatattttattatatattttatttttaatctttGTTTTTGTAAGTTATTATTCATATGATTGAAATCATAacttctttttcttttctctaCTTCATTATCTAATTGTTAACATGTAAGTTTTATTAAAGTTCCATATTGCTTTGTGTTGTTGGACATTTTTGAAAAATCTTATATTTTATGTAcaatcattattaatattttagATACCTCTATTAAACAATAAAATATATATAAGGGGAAAATTGAAAATGAAGTTAGCTTAGGATGATATCATATGTGAACAATATTTGTGGCATATGCCAAAAAGTTACTAATAAACTGAAATGCATCAAGTAGAGTTTTAAAAATAACTTCAAAGTTGATAGTTTGATACATAAACAGTTATGAATCACTTTCAAATGTGACAGACAGTAGACATCAATAACATAGGATTTCAAATGTGACCATCATGCATATTATATTACATTAATTTTAATTTTCCGCACAGAAAAAAACAAACAAGAATTAATAGTAACTGAATCTTGAATTTCATCCTCATCATACATATGATATCACATGACCCATCCTCATAActtaaatattttatttaattaactAATAACAACATGCATGATACATACTAGTATCATCATATCACATGCGACCATTACCATTGCCATTACCATTGGATGATGGCATTACATAAGATTGCATTTCCATGTCATCATTCTTAATACCTTCATCTTGATCAGTAGCATCTTCCAATTTCATGTTATCAACTTCTTGGCTCTTTCCCCATAGAACACCATAAAGTCCAAAAATTATCAACAATGACCCAATAGCAGTTCCAACGTATAATTTCTCACTCATAAAAGCCCAACTAATAATAGCTGTGAGAATAAGCTGCAATGGAGTATATACAGACACATAAAGTGGCCCTTTTCTCTCAATTGTCCATGATATTATACAATATGTAAGCCCAGTGCAAATTACTCCCTGAAAACACATTACAAAATTTTGCAGGTTTCGGATCAAAATTGAATTTAAgctaaattaataaataaaataaacaagaATACGTACCGAGTAAACAGAAGAGGTAACTCTCATAGCATCATGGAGTGACCAAGATGAAGCTTTGTGATCGAAACACAAAGCAATGAACATACACTGAAAACTCGCCAAAAAACACATGTATGTTGTGCTTGTATAAGGTACGGGAAAGTTCTTGCTCATATCCGCCTGAAAATTAGCAACAAAAGTCGAATCACTAACAAGGCAGATACAACACTAATAAATTCATCTTTTTagattaattaaataattaatgtatctGATCTGTCTATATCAGAGAATGTGCTTACTTGAATGATAAACCATGCGGACCAAATAAGAGCACTGAGAATTAAGAGAACAGGGCCTAAAAATGAGCCAGAGGTAGAAGCATTGGAGTTATCACCACCACTTTGAACTTTCTCAGCATAACCCCAATGAATACTTGATTTACCAATACCAATTACTTGTCCATGGTAGAATGATAAAAGTATTGCTCCTCCCACACACAAAACTGTTCCTACCACCTTTGCTATACCACTTTTCTTCTTTATCCTCAAATTCTCCTGTCTACAACcaacaataattaaaaaaataatagTAATTATTTAgtatattaatttaatttaattaactATTACCTGAAGAGGATTGCAAGTATAAATGTAAAAGCCGGAAGCAAATTTGTGAGTGCACATGCAATTGTTGCTGTTGAAAATTTTAGCCCCACAAAATACAGAACTTGATTTCCTGTTACTCtgcattcattttttttaattaatcacataataatatttacaaaataaattaaaaaaagaaagATAAAGTAAATTGCAGGTTAGGCAtaaagatcaaaatgtaaaaaaaaaaaaaaaattaccCTGTTATTgaagataaaaatatttgaatcatAATACGCTTTGTCATCTTTGGAATCATATCCCTGTGAAAGAGACAGAAGAATAGAGAAAATGTTTAGATAAACACACATATCACATAATACAGCTAATCATAActtttttattaattaaaaaacaaatataatttttttttccttttttcatTATCACAACCATTTCATGATACttaaatatataaatttaagtGCGTTTTTATTCGAGTAGTATTTTTCAAAGAATAATACTTAAATAAAATTTAACGTATAAACGTGTATTATCACTTCTCTGAAAAAGTGTATATTGTTTCTGACACGTAACGTAAAAACACCCGTATCCCATAATGCTTCAAACATGCATGTCATCAGTGTTCTGTTTTTAGATTTCTATGCAAACTTTTAATGTTGTTTTTATGTGTATTTAATATTGTCATTGAAGGTTGTGAAGTGTAATAACCTTTGTGTCATCTTTTTCTCTTCGAGATTATCACCTAGCATGAAGCTACTCTTGAATTAACTCTAGAATTAATTCTTAAATTTTTTAGATCTATTAGATTTTGAAACTTTGAGCATTATCTTTTTCTTAACGCTAAAAATATTTTGTTgaaaaaaatcttttttttttattgttgAATGAAAATACAATACTTGACTCAAAAATGGCTAAAAAGCACAATAGTGAGGTCATTGTCAAAATCAAAGTACATCAAAACTCTACTTGATTTTGAATATGAATATCATAGATGCATGCAGGTA encodes:
- the LOC127132477 gene encoding WAT1-related protein At1g09380, with protein sequence MGFSSFVPCILMLVIQLAYAVMNVTSKLAIAGGMNPLILVAYRQIFGTVSIAPFAYWLERDMIPKMTKRIMIQIFLSSITGVTGNQVLYFVGLKFSTATIACALTNLLPAFTFILAILFRQENLRIKKKSGIAKVVGTVLCVGGAILLSFYHGQVIGIGKSSIHWGYAEKVQSGGDNSNASTSGSFLGPVLLILSALIWSAWFIIQADMSKNFPVPYTSTTYMCFLASFQCMFIALCFDHKASSWSLHDAMRVTSSVYSGVICTGLTYCIISWTIERKGPLYVSVYTPLQLILTAIISWAFMSEKLYVGTAIGSLLIIFGLYGVLWGKSQEVDNMKLEDATDQDEGIKNDDMEMQSYVMPSSNGNGNGNGRM